The window tttaactatattattattattattattattattattcttattaatattattattaattattatttttattaataaaaaaattttatttatttttttctatttgttgcaatttttcgactattttcgactttttccgactattttcgacttttattttcaaagtagacctttcgacttttttcatagacgatagtcgagttatcgacttttttggaacaaaatagtgacttcgacttttttcgacaaaaagtcgattgttggattattcgaaagtcgatttatagaaccctacacaAGACACAAaagacatttaaaaaatgtttctcttTTTCTGTAGTTAATATGGTTTCTAATTGGCAACACTTGTTTTTACCTTTCTCTCTCCCTCTAAAAGactgtttgtttatttacattttattttattttgtctcGTCATTCGTTATACTAAAAATCGTATAaagattacaaaaataaataaagaacaaGTTAGGCTGTATTGTCGAATATGGTCGGTTTTTTGATACCCTGCACGGGCTTGTATATTAACAATAggggtttatttttaaataataaagtatttagatttaattttacCTTAACtctgaaaaattttaacaatttgttgacaAGAGAAGGAACTTTCCAAAAGTTTGGTTATATGGATTCAAGGATACATATGAGCCTATTCTTATCAATTTTGGTAGAGAGACTTACGAtaacattaaagttatttatgcagaTTTTTGTCGTGATACTAATGTTTATTCATAAGTgtattttgaccttcaagtcattttctaaaggggactttgTTTGGGGACTATGGTCAAATATGACCGGTCATAACTAAAATCGACATTATAATTTAGGtatcatttaacaaatttaatcaCACTATCTTGAATATTATAACTAAGGTTTACATGCAGTTGTAAATCATGTCTGAGTTGGgtaacaactctcgcgtcatcgtttttatttcttaaggacggtcaggcttgtgcttgttgctgggctttcgacagaattacttctcaacccgcactaatttaatgcactacttcgtataaatgttctaagttatgcgtcgtcttcattaaacgcgtgctttcgttttacctcagagtgaggttatgtttttttactgttgaagactataaaatactctccaccagtatatatttaagtatacttaacacttttgatgaaattaagtccggatgctccaacttcctatatgaaggtataggtcgtttgGTGGGGTATtttctggacaaacgtgtgataacctggcaatatgagtgcttaatgcatcgccatcctaattaaaacccaaaaagaaaaaaaaataaggtttacatggacgcaCAGTTGGAggaaagtgattctaagccgattggcaTATAAATGGTTgtatttttggatgttacaaatATCACCACAAACACACAATACCTTcttcactatagtggtgtaggttataatgAAACTATGagctttataataaaattaaacttatcaataattaaaattcaaattaaaaaaacttaaatagcaATGTATTCTACTGTACAGAATACAACGCAGCATATTAATAAGCAGAACATAACTTAACATGCCTTTAAAGGGGATTAAAGTTTTAGAATTTGCTGGTTTGGCACCAGCACCATTTTGTGGCAAAATTTTAGCTGATTTTGGGGCAAAGGTCACCGTTATAGATAGGGTAAGTAAAAACACTAATTATGcagtatttcttttaaaacaagccactcttttttgttgttgaaacaGGTATTGGACAATCAATTCAATTGCATGAATCGTGGCAAACATGTACTTGCTATAGATCTTAAAAAGCCACAAGGACAGACATTGGCtagaaaattgtgtaaaaatcagGATGTGCTAATTGAACCTTTTCGTCCTGGTGttatggaaaaaataaacttgGGGCCTGACCTATTATGTAAAGATAATCCACGACTTATTTACGCCCGTTTAACGGGTTTTGGTCAAAAGGGACGTTTGGCATTGCGTGCAGGTCATGATATTAATTATGCTGCCATATCGGGTGTTTTATCTATGTTGGGTCGCAGGGGTGAAAAACCTTTGCCACCTGTTAACATTTTAGCTGATTTTGCTGGTGGCGGTTTAATGTGTGCTTTTGGCATTTGCTTAGCTTTGCTTGAACGTCATCGTTCTGGACGTGGTCAAATTGTGGATTCTGCTATGGTGGATGGTGCCGCTTATGTAGCCAGTTGGTTGTTTATGTCACGTAATATACCCCCCATATGGGAGGGAGGAGAACGTGGAAATAATTGGTTAGATGGTGGCGCTTTCTACTATGACACCTATGAAACAAAAGATGGCAAATATATGTCGGTGGGTGCTTTAGAACCAcaattttttgaactttttaaacAACACTTAGGTCTACCAGAACTCTCACAGTTTGTTACGGAAGACCGTGAAAGGGAGACAGCAAAGGCTGCCATCACTGCAGCATTTCTCCAAAAAACTCAATCAGAATGGGCAAAAATATTTGAAGATATAGATGCTTGTGTTTACCCCATTTTAGACTGGCACGACGTTATGCAACATGATCATAACAACGAGCGTGATTCTTTTGTTAAATTAGAGGATAATATTATAGCACCAAAACCGGCACCACGTCTTAGCCGTACTCCGGGTAAATTGAGTACGCGTTTAAGCAACTCGGCAGATGCTATAGAAGAAGCGACCAATATTTTGGCGGATTTAAAACTAAGTCCCGCTGAATTGGAAAAACTATTAagtgaaaaagttttaattttaccaAATGCAGCAgcgaaattgtaaatttattatttaagggAAACAGAttcaactttttattaaaaaaattaagtaaataaaacattttataagatTAATAAGAAATAATCTTTTTAGCATGGCAATAATTTATATTAGaatgtttattttacaaacatataGATACATGTAtgtaagaaaatttcatttataaaccgtttataatATTCTTTATGAATATGCCCTTAAGCAATACGTTCCTTagccaaaattttctattagtataaactttttgttgttgtatttgtaacagctaaaactatTCAATAATCTAATTGGGGTGTTCTACATCAATGTCCAGTCTTAAAGATTGTGCTACTTTAACTGGATGTATCCATAAAGCCATTGGACAGTGGAGGGTGTCATGAGGCCCTGACCACATGTATTAAATTCTTTGGATACGGCACGGTCTATACGTGACCAGTAGGCATTGAGCCTATTGTTATATCCCGATCTTAGTTGTGCCAGAACTATTCTTGTTTTTCGGGGCAGGTTTTCTTCTGTGTCTGCTATGGGCAGTGGGCGACCTTCAAGTACGACTTTCATGCGGTATCCTGACTGATCCAGTGTATCCTGCACAAGATGTTAAAATTGGGATGACTCCTCCGATGACATCCGGAGGAACTGTTTGTTGAacatgacattatgttccttgactAGGAGGACCTTCGTTTCTTCGTGCAGGTTCCAAGGTAATTTGTAGGCAACCCGTTACAGTCCTTAGGGCGACATTTTGGCAGCTTTAAATGTTTCTCCAATTGTTTCTAGGTATCACTGAGCGAAGGtgaccacactggagcagcataattaACCACAGACCGACCAATCGTTTTATATgtagccaacaaggtttctttatCCATACCCCAAGTGCTACCGGCTAGCGCTTTTAGGACTTTGTTTCTATTTCGCAATTTGTAGgcagcccgttacagtccttagggcgtcattttggcagcttttaatgtttctccactgggtatcactgAGCGAAGGtgaccacactggagcagcataattaACCACTGACCGACCAATCGATTTATATgtagccaacaaggtttctttatCCATACCCCAAGTGCTGCTggctagcgctttgaggacTTTGTTTCAACTAAGCAACTTGCGCGTGAATGCAGCGGCATGAGCTGAGGAAGTAAAGAGGCTATCAAATGTGATCCCCAATGTTTTTGGTTGGTGCACGGTCGGAATTTGGGCTCCATCGACCTAGATGCCGAGGTTTAGGTTTATTTCCTTCGTCCAGGTGGTAAAAAGTGTTGTTAACGACTTCGCTGGTGATAATTTCAGGTTACGCGCAGTAAAGAACTGATGTATTTCGTGGAGATAACAATTTACCAGAACGCATAATTTAACAATGTTGTAGCCCGTCGTCATAATAGTACAATCATCCGCACATGAAATCACTTCCACACCTCGTGGGGGTGCGGGGAGTTTAGGAGAGGTAGAAGTTAAACAAAAGTGGCGATAGTATTCCATCTTGAGGTACGCCTTGTTTAACTCTACGGGGTTTGAAGCGTCTGTCTCTAAACTCCACGAACGACATAGGGCCACTTAGATAATTTACGATCCATATTTTCGTGTAAGTATAAACTTTGAAATCGCATCATTAACATATACAgcgaatcaactaagttttttgcctaccttttttaagagaattaagatttctgttcataaataaaattggaaaaaacatgtaaaaagtaaatttatgtttttcaataaaaaatggagattgtgtaaaatgggaaaaccaaggaaaaaatattaaaatacaaattttggtgcatttgttgttgcattttattattcttcatcagaatttgcacttcaataaagtattttgcatattgagaatttcggttaatttcgttgggtttttttcaaattatgttttaattcatctttggaatttattgttttttgttaaaaggatgagtgttaagtatttttcaattgtaatttgcaaaaatcatatcctcattgtgtaaaaatgtgatgttatttgccttaaatatatttaaaggataataatgaggcaatttcgatataaaaaattagtttagatttctagaacaagtgtaaatcaataaaatataattatgaaatgttcaatcaataacattaaaaaatataaaatagagtaccTAATAGATGAagtgatccaaagaattattagaaaaaacgcactgagtatCCATGGAaaactcctgatttatctttttcaaaatctatatacgaactaggaggacactatgtttaaatttaaacttctaaacagaccttaggttgcttggaaccaatgtaaagtgaactgtcgtatagtacaggaaaaata of the Lucilia cuprina isolate Lc7/37 chromosome 2, ASM2204524v1, whole genome shotgun sequence genome contains:
- the LOC111680775 gene encoding alpha-methylacyl-CoA racemase, giving the protein MPLKGIKVLEFAGLAPAPFCGKILADFGAKVTVIDRVLDNQFNCMNRGKHVLAIDLKKPQGQTLARKLCKNQDVLIEPFRPGVMEKINLGPDLLCKDNPRLIYARLTGFGQKGRLALRAGHDINYAAISGVLSMLGRRGEKPLPPVNILADFAGGGLMCAFGICLALLERHRSGRGQIVDSAMVDGAAYVASWLFMSRNIPPIWEGGERGNNWLDGGAFYYDTYETKDGKYMSVGALEPQFFELFKQHLGLPELSQFVTEDRERETAKAAITAAFLQKTQSEWAKIFEDIDACVYPILDWHDVMQHDHNNERDSFVKLEDNIIAPKPAPRLSRTPGKLSTRLSNSADAIEEATNILADLKLSPAELEKLLSEKVLILPNAAAKL